The Mycolicibacterium fluoranthenivorans genomic interval GGTCGCCACCGCGCGGGCCGCGTCGTAGGCCGGGGTGAAGCGGGTCGTAGGTGCTTCGGCGGCCTCTGGTGGTAGAGCCACCGCCACCGTGAGGGAGTCGTCCGGATCGGCCGGCTCCGGCTCGATGTCCACATCGAGCAGAACCGACAGATCGGCGTCGGTGAGCGTCACCGCACGTGCCGCGGCGGTGTGAGCGGCGTGGTCCGCCGCCGCCGGGGCGGCATTCTGCAGCCGCACCGAACGGACATCGGCGTAGCCGCACTCCTTGAGCGTCGCGATCAGCTGCGCCGCATGCGCAGCCACGTCATCGCCCCAGGTAACACCGATGGATTCGATCTCGTGCCCGCTGGCCGACGCGATGGCCTGCGCTCCCCGAACCGCGGCCAGCGCCCGTGACTGCAGGTCATCGATGGTGGCGACGCTGAATGAGTCATCGTCGACGGTCAGTGCTTCGGGTTCCGCGCCGTCGACCAAGACCCAGCCCACACCGGCCGATGTCACCGACAGACCCAGTACCGTCTTCACCCCTGGCCCACTCCTGTCACGTTGTTCACACCGGCCAACCGTCAATCGCGCCGAGCATAGTTTGCTCGCTTCCGCGCGGCATCTTCTGAGGAAAGCGCGAATTGATGTCGTACTGGGACCTTCGGCGCTGCGCTCCACCTCGTTACCTGGGGCTGGGTACCCCGAAAGCCACGCTGCACACACCGTGGGCCGGCCCGCAGCGGCACCGAATGTTCACCGAGCGGTCACCGACCGGTTGCGGTCAGCGCCCGAAGCCGGCCTTTCGTAGCGCGTCAGCCATCGAACCCGACGACTGACGGGGCTCCGGGCGGGCTTGGTTGCCACGGTTCTGGTTGCGGCGTTCGCCACCATCGCGGCGGGGAGCATTGTTACCGCGTTCGGGCCGCTTACCCTGGCCGCCCTGCCCGGCCTGCGGATTGTCGTTGAGCCGTAGGGTCAAGCCGATGCGCTGGCGTTCGACGTCCACATCGACCACCTTGACGCGCACCACCTGACCCGACTTGACCACCTCATGTGGATCCGAGACGAAACGGTCCGACATCGCGGACACATGCACCAGCCCGTCCTGGTGCACACCGATGTCCACGAACGCACCGAACGCCGCGACATTGGTCACGACACCTTCGAGCACCATGCCGACCTTCAGGTCGGCCACCTTCTCCACGCCGGCGGCGAAGGTGGCGGTCGAGAAGGCCGGCCGGGGATCGCGCCCGGGTTTCTCCAACTCGGCCAGGATGTCGGTGACCGTCGGGATCCCGAAGCGGTCATCGGCGAACTCGGCCGGCTTGAGTGCCCGCAACGACCGCTCATCACCGATCAGCTCGCCGAGGGTGACCCCGGCGCGGTCCAGGATGCGGTGCACCACCGGGTAAGACTCGGGGTGTACGCCGGAGGCGTCCAGCGGATCCTCGCCACCGGTGATCCGCAGGAAGCCCGCGCACTGCTCGAAAGCCTTGGGCCCCAGGCGGGGAACCTCAAGGAGTGCCTTGCGGTTGGCGAAGGCGCCGACCTTCTCCCGATGCGCGACGATAGACTCGGCCAGCGATTCGGTCACCCCGGACACCCGCGACAGCAGCGGCACCGACGCGGTGTTCAGATCCACCCCGACGGCGTTCACGGCGTCCTCCACGACGGCATCCAGGCTGCGGGCCAGCGTGCCGGGGGTGATGTCGTGCTGGTACTGCCCGACACCGATCGACTTGGGGTCGATCTTCACCAGTTCGGCCAGCGGGTCCTGCAGCCGGCGCGCGATGGAGACCGCGCCGCGGATGGTGACGTCGAGGTCGGGCAGTTCGTGGGCGGCGTACGCCGACGCCGAGTACACCGAGGCGCCGGCCTCGCTGACCATGGCCTTGGTGGGCGCCGGTGCGCCCGCGGCCCGGATATCGGCGATGAGTTCGGTTGCCAGAGCATCGGTTTCACGCGAGGCGGTGCCGTTGCCGATCGCGACGAGCTGCACACCGTGGCGGGCGACCAACGCGGCCAGGGTGGCCTTGGCGTGGTCCCACTGCTTCTGCGGCTGATGCGGGAAGATGGCGCAGCTGTCGACCACCTTGCCGGTGCTGTCCACCACGGCGACCTTCACGCCGGTCCGGAAGCCCGGGTCCAGACCCAGGGTGGTGCGGGTGCCCGCGGGTGCGGCCAGCAGCAGATCCTTGAGGTTACGGGCGAACACCGCCGTGGCTTCCTCTTCGGCACGCTGCCGCAGCTTGATCCGGGCGTCGACAGAAGCCGAGATCATCAGCTTGGTACGCCAGGCCAGGCGCACCGTCGCGGCCAGCCACGGCGTCGCCGGACCCGGCGCGGTCATATCGATGCCGAGGGACTGTGCGACCCGGGCTTGGTAGACCTCGTCCTCGCCGGGATCGAAGGTCAGTGCGAGTGCCTCTTCCTTCTCACCACGCAAGACCGCCAGCACCCGGTGCGACGGCATCTTCTCCAGCGGCTCGGCGAAATCGAAGTAATCGCGAAACTTCTGTGCGGCAGCGCTCTTCGCGGCATCATCGGACCACGGCCGGGTCCGCAGGGTGCCATCGGCCCAGAACTTCGCGCGGACCTCGCCCACCAGTTCGGCGTCCTCGGCGGCCCGCTCGATCAAGATGTGCCGGGCCCCGTCGAGCGCGGCGGCGACGTCGGCGACGCTCTCGCCCAGGAATTCGGCCGCGGCCTCGTCCGGCACCACGGTGGGGTCGGTCAGCAACCGGTCGGCCAGCGGCTCCAGCCCGGCTTCGCGGGCGATCTGCGCCTTGGTGCGCCGCTTCTGCTTGTACGGCAGGTAGATGTCCTCGACCCGGGCCTTGGTGTCGGCGGCGAGCAGCGCGGCCTTGAGCGCGTCGGTGAGCTTGCCCTGTTCCTCGATGGAGGCCAGCACGGCCGCACGCCGCTGATCCAGCTCACGCAGGTACTGCAGGCGCTCTTCCAGGGTGCGCAGCTGGCCGTCGTCCAGGCTGCCGGTGGCCTCCTTGCGGTAGCGGGCGATGAACGGCACCGTCGCCCCCTCGTCGAGCAGCGCCACGGCGGCCGCCACCTGGCCTTCTGCGACGGCCAGTTCCTCAGCGAGACGGGTGTTTACAGATTTGACGATGTGTACGGCGCTCTGACTCACCCGGTGGACCCTACCGAATGGCGGCGACAGGACCCGGCAGCCCGGGCCGAACGCCGATCGTGAGGCGGCCGGCGATCAACGCCACCAGGAACGCCGCCAGCGCGGTGAAGCCCGCGGCCCCGCTCAGGCCGAACTTCGCCATCAGCAGCAACGCCACGCCGGCCACGCAGACCAGCACGCCGGCGGCCGTCGAACGAAGGCCGGTGGCGCCGGCTGGGGCGTCCCACCACGGCAGCGGTCGGTGCTCCAGCGGAGACAGAAGGGTGAAGAAGACGGCCATGACCACGGCGAAGACCACGGCACGCAAGGCGAGCAGCCCCCAGAATCCCGGCGCGTGCACGTCATAGGCATCCAGACCGACGGCGTGCAGACCGAACGTCGCCACCGCGATGGCGGGGATATGCCAGAGGTAGAGCGTCATCGCTCCCCCGTTACCCGTCGCGACGACGGCCCAGACCCGCGGGCGCTGGGCCCACCGCCCGACCGGCCCGGCGGCGGCAACGAACAGTAACGACATCCAGGTGCAGTGCAGGGCCAGCACCGTGGTGGGCGGCGAGACGTTGGAGATGCGTTCTGTGCCGGTGACCACCAGGGAGACCTCGTAGGGGCCGGCCACCACCAGCAGCACCTGACCGGTGCAGGCGACGGCGGCTGCCAGCAGCGCCCCGATCGGCCGGATCAGCCCACGGGCGTAGGCCACGCCGATGACGATCGGGATGAGCCAGACGAGGACGAAGTTGGGCAACCCGGCGTCGGGAGTGCCGAGAGCCAGGCGCAGGGCATCGAAGGCCGCCGCGGCGGCGATCAGGGCAGCCACCACGGCGGTGAAAGCGCCCAGACTGCGTAGCCGGGTCAGCGCCGGCACGAAGGCGAGCACCACCAGGTACACCCCGAGGAACCACAGCAGGGCGACGCATTCGCGGCCCAGGCCTGCCGCGGATTCCGCCCCGAGAATCGCTCGCGCGGCCAGCAGCGCGACCGCCCAGAACGCCAGATACCAGAACACCGGGCGGCACAGTCGCTGCGCCCTGGTGAACAGCCATGTGCCCCAGGTGCTCCGGTCCGGATGCCAGGAGTAGGCCCCCGCGGCTCCGCCCGCCAGGAAGAACAGCGGCATGACCTGCACCACCCAGGTGATCGGCGCCAGCGCCGGCAGTTCGCCCAGGATGTTGCCGATGCGAAGACCACTGCCGTCGATGGTCGCCAGCAGCAGCGCAGAGTGCCCGAAGATCACCACCACCAGGGCGGTGAGCCGGGCGACGTCGACGGCACGGTCGCGGCCCGGGGTGGCCGGGGCGGTGTTCGTGTTCACGGGTTCGGTGAGCGACATACCGTCAGCCTGCCCGAATTCGCGCCGACTGGGATGAGTAGGACTACGTGGTTTCGCACCGAGGGCGAGCGAAGCGACGGGGGGATTTACGGCAGCGAGGCGATCAGCGGGGTGTCGACACCGGCGGGCCCCAATTCGGCGGCGCCACCGGGGTTCCCCAGCGGCCGGTCCCGGCCTGGCAGCACATCGCTGAAGAACGCGGCGTTATCGGCCATGTACGGCAGCTGGTCCTCGGGCAGATCGGTCTCGTAATAGATGGCGTCGGCCTCACAGGCGATCCGGCAGGCACCGCAGTCGACACATTCATCGGGGTTGATGTACATGGTGCGGGCGCCCTCGTAGATGCAGTCCACGGGGCATTCGGCGACGCACGACTTGTGCTTGACGTCCACACAGGCGCTTCCGATCACGTAGGTCATGCCCGCAACGCTACGGCCGGATCAGCCCGGATTCGCCTGCCGAAGGCACTTTCCGGTAGGGACCAAAGTCCCTATTGACCACGGTGGGTATCGAGCGGCCGCTCAGGGCCGACTCGACGGCGGACGGCGGCGGGTGGCGCCCCACAACCCGACGCCGATGCCGACGACCGCACCGCCCAGACCGATCACCTGCTGGCCTCGCGTCAGTTCCTTGTGCACCGGAAGACCACCCAGCAGGTCGGCCGCGTCGGCGCCACCGGATGCCAGGAACCATCCGCGGGTGTCACCGCCGCGCAATCCGGCAGCGAGCAGCAGTCCGCCGATCAGCGCGTCGCGGTAGCCCATGGACCGCAGCAGCAGCCGCGCCGAGGGGCCAGGATCGTTGGGTTCACCCCACCACGTGTTGGCGCGCATCGGATCCACCAGGAAGGACAATCCCGATGCGAGTCGAATGCCGCCTGCGACGAGCGCCGCGCGATCGGTACCGGACATGGCCGACCTCACACCAGGATCGCGTTGTCGGGGACCAGGAACGGCTCCGGCATCGAATCGGTGGGCCCGATCACGCCGGCGCCGGTGAGCAGGCCGATCAGGTTCCCCAGCACGTTCGTCGTCTGGAAGAGCACGTCGGCGACGAACTGGACCGGCAGCACCGCGATCGACGCGATGGTGCTGATCAGGAAGATGCCCTGGTTGGCCACGGCTTGCAGCTGTGCGACAACCTGGTCGGTGAACTGGTTCAGGAAGTACGGGATCGAAGCGAAGATGGTGCGCACGCTCAGGCGCACCTGCGTGCCCAGATCGGGGTAGCCGATATCGGCGATCGCCTCCTTGAGTGCGGCTTCGACACCGTTGTCCGGGGTCGCGCCGGGGCCGTGCGCGGTCAGTGGCACACCGTCGAAATCGCTCGACAACGGCGCGCCGAAGAGACTCAGGATCGTCGGCGTGATGTCGGCGATCGAGTACTGCAGGTTGACTTTCCCGTCGCCGAAGTCTGGTCCATCAGCGACCACGAATGTCGTTGTCTCGGTGGGCGTCTGGAATCCATGCCCAAAACCGAGCTGCGGCTGGTGGCCGTGGTCGGTGACCACCAGCACCGTCCAGTCCTCCCCGGTCGCGGCCTCGCGATCGGCGACGGCCTTCAGAATCAACTGGAGGTTCTCATCGGTACGGGTCAGCGCGTCCGTGTATTGAGTCGACGCGCCGCCGTGTGCGTGGCCGGCCTCATCGACCTGGACCAGGTAGCTGAACAGGAAGTTCGGGACGTCCTCGTAACCCAGGTCGACGCCCAGGATCGTCTTGACCGTCTCGTTGGCCACCGCGGTATCGGTCTGCGACCAATCGGTGTCTCCGGCGACACGTGGGATGAGGACGGACTGATCCGCGCCATAGGTGCCCGCGCTGGAAATGTCGGTGATCACGTCCCAATCGGCGATGGTCTTGGTGACGGTGCCCCGGTTCCACGCTTCCAGCCGGTCGAACACCGTGTGCCAGACGTTGTACACCTGCGGGTTGAAGATGTTGTTGATCACGCCGCTCTTGGTATCCCATACGCCGGTCAGCATGGTCGTCCAGGACGGGTTGGAGATGGTGGTGTGCCCCTGGATGCTCGACGCACCAGCGGTGCTGGTGTCCAACAGATCCAGGAAGCTGTCGTTGTTGCCGTTGTCGTCGTTGCCGAGCAGCCGGCCCAGGCTGGTGCCGTCGATACCGATGACGAGGACATGCTGGGTCGGGGCGGCGGTGA includes:
- a CDS encoding Tex family protein gives rise to the protein MSQSAVHIVKSVNTRLAEELAVAEGQVAAAVALLDEGATVPFIARYRKEATGSLDDGQLRTLEERLQYLRELDQRRAAVLASIEEQGKLTDALKAALLAADTKARVEDIYLPYKQKRRTKAQIAREAGLEPLADRLLTDPTVVPDEAAAEFLGESVADVAAALDGARHILIERAAEDAELVGEVRAKFWADGTLRTRPWSDDAAKSAAAQKFRDYFDFAEPLEKMPSHRVLAVLRGEKEEALALTFDPGEDEVYQARVAQSLGIDMTAPGPATPWLAATVRLAWRTKLMISASVDARIKLRQRAEEEATAVFARNLKDLLLAAPAGTRTTLGLDPGFRTGVKVAVVDSTGKVVDSCAIFPHQPQKQWDHAKATLAALVARHGVQLVAIGNGTASRETDALATELIADIRAAGAPAPTKAMVSEAGASVYSASAYAAHELPDLDVTIRGAVSIARRLQDPLAELVKIDPKSIGVGQYQHDITPGTLARSLDAVVEDAVNAVGVDLNTASVPLLSRVSGVTESLAESIVAHREKVGAFANRKALLEVPRLGPKAFEQCAGFLRITGGEDPLDASGVHPESYPVVHRILDRAGVTLGELIGDERSLRALKPAEFADDRFGIPTVTDILAELEKPGRDPRPAFSTATFAAGVEKVADLKVGMVLEGVVTNVAAFGAFVDIGVHQDGLVHVSAMSDRFVSDPHEVVKSGQVVRVKVVDVDVERQRIGLTLRLNDNPQAGQGGQGKRPERGNNAPRRDGGERRNQNRGNQARPEPRQSSGSMADALRKAGFGR
- a CDS encoding acyltransferase family protein, with amino-acid sequence MSLTEPVNTNTAPATPGRDRAVDVARLTALVVVIFGHSALLLATIDGSGLRIGNILGELPALAPITWVVQVMPLFFLAGGAAGAYSWHPDRSTWGTWLFTRAQRLCRPVFWYLAFWAVALLAARAILGAESAAGLGRECVALLWFLGVYLVVLAFVPALTRLRSLGAFTAVVAALIAAAAAFDALRLALGTPDAGLPNFVLVWLIPIVIGVAYARGLIRPIGALLAAAVACTGQVLLVVAGPYEVSLVVTGTERISNVSPPTTVLALHCTWMSLLFVAAAGPVGRWAQRPRVWAVVATGNGGAMTLYLWHIPAIAVATFGLHAVGLDAYDVHAPGFWGLLALRAVVFAVVMAVFFTLLSPLEHRPLPWWDAPAGATGLRSTAAGVLVCVAGVALLLMAKFGLSGAAGFTALAAFLVALIAGRLTIGVRPGLPGPVAAIR
- the fdxA gene encoding ferredoxin, yielding MTYVIGSACVDVKHKSCVAECPVDCIYEGARTMYINPDECVDCGACRIACEADAIYYETDLPEDQLPYMADNAAFFSDVLPGRDRPLGNPGGAAELGPAGVDTPLIASLP
- a CDS encoding DUF4267 domain-containing protein, with amino-acid sequence MSGTDRAALVAGGIRLASGLSFLVDPMRANTWWGEPNDPGPSARLLLRSMGYRDALIGGLLLAAGLRGGDTRGWFLASGGADAADLLGGLPVHKELTRGQQVIGLGGAVVGIGVGLWGATRRRPPSSRP
- a CDS encoding alkaline phosphatase family protein produces the protein MKTVKQVCLGVAMAGVIAGAGSAAATAVAYADPADTGASSTSGDSPGSDTGHGDSHSDKGGAASSAPKADTDATTGATPGEDADRPAESTPKAGTPTRGVGTPKKSRTPGEKVRKATESVSGTAVGSTTSTRKKVMLSVPATVAADPDPAPAVAPQSSAEPIAAKAVEPAVKTAPTLAVSTPAAPAPDPDPLPLPLPLPATPAGLSSATAATTTSRSRAMSTSTGDAVGQITAAPTQHVLVIGIDGTSLGRLLGNDDNGNNDSFLDLLDTSTAGASSIQGHTTISNPSWTTMLTGVWDTKSGVINNIFNPQVYNVWHTVFDRLEAWNRGTVTKTIADWDVITDISSAGTYGADQSVLIPRVAGDTDWSQTDTAVANETVKTILGVDLGYEDVPNFLFSYLVQVDEAGHAHGGASTQYTDALTRTDENLQLILKAVADREAATGEDWTVLVVTDHGHQPQLGFGHGFQTPTETTTFVVADGPDFGDGKVNLQYSIADITPTILSLFGAPLSSDFDGVPLTAHGPGATPDNGVEAALKEAIADIGYPDLGTQVRLSVRTIFASIPYFLNQFTDQVVAQLQAVANQGIFLISTIASIAVLPVQFVADVLFQTTNVLGNLIGLLTGAGVIGPTDSMPEPFLVPDNAILV